CAAACAATAATTTATCGACAACAACTTTAGCTTCCCCTATTTGATattcaaaaacagttttttctgACTTGCATTTGATGTACGTTTCGCCATCTTCTTTTTTGATGATATCATAGAAATATTCTAATTTCACGTGTAGTTTATCTGTAAATGATAAAGTTGATTTATAGcaagttttatttcaaataggaaataatatacctaactttCTTTATACAACCGTGGTAACTGACGATGGTAAATAACAAAATGATGCTAAAAGAAAAttggtttaaaatatttttcacagaCACATAATCACTTACCCAGTTTTATTTTGGCATTGCCACCACCCTCGACAGATTTGCTTCCAAATTCGTTCTGAACATACGGACTTAGTTCCCCCAATTTAACTTTTACTTTTATGTTCAGATCACATGTAACTTCTATAACAAAGCGTCGCTCTTTCGCATCGGACCTatcaaataaattgaaatcagaaAAATACTATACTCTGTTCTCGTTTATATACCAATTGAATTCAAGTGGCTGAGCTTTCAGTGGGTCACGTGATAGTGAAGTATAGaatggattttttgaaaaaattgtcTTCCGATTTTATTGCCAACTCTTCTCTTTACAATCTgctttctgaaccagtggtagagttACAGACTTAGcataaggcgccatctccacggacgagagCATCGTAACGAGTCCGTCCTACTATCGTCGGATAATCTCTACGGTACAACGATAATTTCAGCAGCGCGGCGTATCGTCGCGACACTCAACAATATCGTCGCGAGACGTGACGAGTCCGACACGTTATACTCATCCAGAGTGATTTGCCGTATCGCCCCGTGAAGATAGGGCCATAGACGCTTTTATGGCATGGTGAGTCTATCGCCGTGATACTCTCGCCCTTGGAGTAAGCGCCTAAGGACACTagtttacattaaataaataaatttttataattttagattTCTACTGACATCTTGAGCatacttaaaacgcacttagattgataaaattatttatgacAAAATGTTTTAAACATTAACGTTACTATAGAAAACACCTTAAATAATAAGATATAGCGCTTAAATTAGTCAATATTTTATGTCGTACTTATTACTTACACAATATTATCAATCACACAGTCTTTAATCCCCCTAACTTCTCCTTCTACTATATTGATAGTCATAAGTTCCAAAATTGATACTTTAAGATCTTTAATTTCAAGTGGATCAACGGGTGCTAAACCATATTCTTCAATACCACCTTTGCCTATATCACTGAGAACATTCTGAATAAGCCCTTTTAGACAAGCTGGGTCATCTATGGCACATTTTTGTAGTGTTTCAACTGAAAGAAATTAATTAGGTTTAGATACGGCCTTTTGCTGTAATTATAATTTAGATCTTGTACTTCATAAAACTAGATTAGCGTGGCTGTCCATCACGGAAATGCTGCCAGTATTCTCGGCATCATGCAACACAGGTATCATTTGCATAGTAATTAGTTAAGGATTACtttaagtttattaattattgtaacattttcaactaaaaaaattactaaatcatAATAACGTGTtgaaaaaatgtgaaaatcttttatttggaaaattgtaatattacgatAGTGGCTTATAACGAAAGTTTTataacaaactagctgatgcccgcgacttcgtttgcgtggatttgagtttttaaaaatctcgtgggaactcttcgattttctgggtCAAAAATAGCTTATGCCACGCTCCagctatatccatgcaaaaagtgGGTCGATCCATTGCtttgttgtggcgtgattgaatcacaaaccaacaaacaaccacacttacgcatttataatatgcgtATTAATAATAACCACTTCATTACtaattagataaaaaataaagttttagaaaaaaaattaaaacaaatggtTAAGcttattatcatcattaaaaAGTAATCTCTTCCAGGTAACTCAATCAAAATTATCTGTTACTGCAAAGAAAGATAATTTACTACAATTTTGATTTGTTTGCACTTACCATAAGCTGATTCGCAAAATACAACCAATGTACACGATAAAACAATCGTCCACTTTGAAATCATTTTGAAAACCTTACGTTGCAACAGCTATATTTACAATAGTTAAACTTAACCGAGGCATCTTTTATATGTaggttaaaagtaaaaaaaaacaccggcagcatataaaataattagtatCCACAAAACCTGTTTGAAGTAATTAAATCTTAGAGGTAATGTGCTGTAATTTACATAATAACAATGTTATGTGCCTATGAAAAAAGCAacgtgataataattttattctcagGACTGCACTTTACCGGATTTCACAGTATCTGTGACTTTGAAATTCATTCCGGTAAacgttacaaaatatattatatacacctatttaaaaaaaccggccaagtgcgagtcagactcgcgcactgagggttccgtactcgggtatttttaacaacattttgcacgagaaaactattatgcataaaaataaataaaaatctgttttagaatatacaggtaaagccctttcatataataaataccccacttggtatagtcatcttactttgaaaattgaaacacattttaattttttttaaatgatgtaaccacagattcgcggtttttagatttattcctgtacttgtactatacgacttacctacctgccatgcCAGATCATAATtctcggtcaacgggaagtaccctataggtttcttgacagacacgacggacggacggacggacagacagacagacagcaaagtgatcctataagggttccgtttttctctttgaggtacggaaccctaaaaatatttagaaatttccttgaagtagttaaaacattatcataaaattataaaaatacagtacttatctttttcttcttcttctagtgcctcTTAGAGTATTATTATTGGCAAtcagtttgtttatttttttattttgtttactttatATCAAGTCTTATCCCTCCTTAGGCTAAACTTTTCGACGGCATATAAGACTCCTGTTCGCGTCCCATAGTTGAGGCTATAACTGAGGCTGTCTCTAGTGGCCAATTCTTCTCAACAACTTTGCCGTAGGCTTTAttctaaactagctgacgcccgcgacttcgtccgcgtggatttaggttattcgaaatcccgt
The window above is part of the Maniola jurtina chromosome 12, ilManJurt1.1, whole genome shotgun sequence genome. Proteins encoded here:
- the LOC123869971 gene encoding uncharacterized protein LOC123869971, which gives rise to MISKWTIVLSCTLVVFCESAYVETLQKCAIDDPACLKGLIQNVLSDIGKGGIEEYGLAPVDPLEIKDLKVSILELMTINIVEGEVRGIKDCVIDNIVSDAKERRFVIEVTCDLNIKVKVKLGELSPYVQNEFGSKSVEGGGNAKIKLDKLHVKLEYFYDIIKKEDGETYIKCKSEKTVFEYQIGEAKVVVDKLLFGDEDFTEQVNGYFEKNWNFAIKTFGKSVFDLALDILNNIIHTFFDKTPTKYFITNELSIS